In one Oryza glaberrima chromosome 2, OglaRS2, whole genome shotgun sequence genomic region, the following are encoded:
- the LOC127762939 gene encoding uncharacterized protein LOC127762939 has translation MPPGGGGAVFLGVDVGTGSARAGLFDEKGKLLGSASSPIQIWKEKDCIEQSSTDIWHAVCAAVKHACSLANVAPENVVGLGFAATCSLVAVDADGSPVSVSWTGDARRNIIVWMDHRAVDQAERINARNSPVLQYCGGGVSPEMQAPKLLWVKENLQESWSMVCRWMDLSDWLAYRATGDDTRSLCTTVCKWTYLGHAHMEQWKESDSRDMEACGWDEVFWEEIGLGDLVEGNHAKIGRSVAFPGHPLGSGLTATAAKELGLRPGIPVGTSLIDAHAGGVGVMESVPDAESKADTSDESDEQAICHRMVLVCGTSTCHMAVSKNKLFIPGVWGPFWSAMVPEFWLTEGGQSATGALLDYIVENHVAAPLLANHAASQRISIYELLNKILFSMAHEQNISFISSLTQDIHVLPDFHGNRSPLADPKSKGIICGFTLDTSEKHLALLYLATIQGIAYGTRHIVEHCNAHGHKIDTLLACGGLAKNSLYIQEHADITGCPIILPRENESVLLGAAVLGAVAAKKFPGVRDAMKALNAAGKVVYPSSDPRVKKYHDAKYQIFRSLYEQQLSHRSAMAQALQ, from the exons ATGCCccccggcggcgggggcgccgtCTTCCTCGGAGTCGACGTCGGCACCGGCAGCGCTCGCGCAG GTCTCTTTGATGAGAAGGGTAAGCTGCTGGGGTCGGCGAGCAGTCCTATACAGATATGGAAGGAGAAGGACTGCATTGAG CAATCATCAACAGACATATGGCATGCCGTGTGTGCTGCGGTAAAACACGCGTGCTCTCTGGCAAATGTTGCGCCTGAGAATGTTGTCGGACTTGGCTTCGCCGCTACTTGTTCTCTTG TTGCTGTTGATGCTGATGGTTCCCCTGTTTCTGTTTCTTGGACTGGTGATGCGAGGAGGAACATCATCGTGTGGATGGACCATAGGGCTGTAGACCAAGCTGAGCGAATCAATGCTCGCAATTCGCCGGTATTGCAATACTGTGGTGGGGGTGTTTCCCCAGAAATGCAAGCCCCAAAG CTCTTATGGGTAAAGGAAAATCTGCAAGAGTCGTGGTCAATGGTATGTAGGTGGATGGACCTCAGTGATTGGTTAGCATATAG AGCGACCGGCGATGACACACGCAGCTTATGCACAACTGTTTGCAAATGGACATATCTTGGGCATGCACACATGGAACAATGGAAGGAATCAGATTCACGTGATATGGAAGCATGTGGATGGGATGAAGTCTTTTGGGAAGAAATAGGCTTGGGAGACCTTGTTGAAGGAAATCATGCAAAAATAG GACGCAGTGTTGCATTTCCTGGCCATCCTCTGGGTTCTGGGTTGACAGCTACTGCTGCCAAG GAGTTAGGTTTGCGTCCTGGGATTCCTGTTGGAACTTCACTAATTGATGCTCATGCTGGTGGTGTTGGAGTCATGGAAAGTGTGCCAGATGCAGAATCTAAAGCTGACA CGTctgatgaatctgatgaacaagctATATGCCACCGCATGGTCTTGGTTTGTGGGACATCTACATGCCATATGGCTGTCTCAAAGAACAAACTGTTTATCCCTGGTGTCTGGGGGCCATTTTGGTCTG CAATGGTTCCTGAGTTTTGGCTCACGGAAGGTGGCCAAAGTGCAACTGGTGCTCTACTTGATTACATTGTTGAAAACCATGTTGCTGCTCCTCTTCTTGCTAATCATGCTGCTTCTCAAA GAATATCCATATATGAGCTACTGAACAAGATACTATTTTCTATGGCACATGagcaaaatatttcttttatttcttccCTGACTCAAGACATCCATGTCCTCCCAGATTTTCATGGAAATAG GTCTCCTTTGGCTGATCCAAAATCCAAAGGAATCATATGTGGCTTCACACTTGATACAAGTGAGAAGCACTTGGCGCTTCTTTATCTAGCAACAATTCAAGGCATTGCTTATGGTACTCGTCATATTGTGGAGCATTGCAATGCTCATGGGCACAAG ATCGATACTCTTCTTGCTTGTGGCGGACTTGCGAAGAATTCCTTGTATATCCAAGAGCACGCAGATATAACTG GATGTCCAATAATACTTCCTAGAGAGAATGAGTCTGTGCTTTTAGGAGCTGCTGTCCTGGGTGCTGTTGCTGCAAAGAAGTTTCCAGGTGTTCGCGACGCAATGAAAGCACTGAATGCGGCCGGGAAG GTTGTATATCCATCTTCAGATCCTAGGGTAAAGAAATACCATGATGCAAaatatcagatattcagatccCTGTATGAGCAACAACTCTCCCATCGCTCAGCTATGGCACAGGCATTGCAGTAG